A single window of Phlebotomus papatasi isolate M1 chromosome 4, Ppap_2.1, whole genome shotgun sequence DNA harbors:
- the LOC129808582 gene encoding uncharacterized protein LOC129808582 — protein sequence MSIFGIKSNLESQLDLVHTMREKFDNIQQGIINAQENPKKRKDEEDIRDQFFARCDALCLKLKDRIAECPTTSGDDKSMTAGMLRFMTSFMQQSEFRHQQQMDLLLNTLASSANPPSRPTDVSTHRPAVSKLPQKNLPTFDGKFSKWISFRDRFMASVSEYPGITDVQKLDYLQSALKGDAAAAICNLSVTDNNFEVAWQILKTKFEKKNEIVMEHVRTFFAMPKITPSNPNAIHEITNTLLECTMALDAMLDSESRVLWGRECGSEIPTLKKFIDFLDQRCVDNKNSQQPASKPLSSSSNSRQASKPSSSAKKPASALTTSAASTTCRCCQETAHPLYKCQRCQKCQAKHNVLLHEKFSPSTGSRTDPARSAPATNPTKNSKPTKPTDSTVLTVNSGHGAPSPEIPPKVFLATAIVDILTSNGEIISCRMVLDGAAQVNIMTSKLYHQLNLPKFPTKITIQLSEC from the exons ATGAGCATCTTTGGAATTAAGAGCAATCTCGAATCTCAACTTGACCTTGTGCATACAATGCGGGAAAAGTTTGACAACATTCAACAAGGAATTATCAACGCTCAGGAAAATCCAAAGAAAAGGAAAGATGAAGAAGATATTCGTGATCAATTTTTTGCACGTTGTGATGCCCTATGTCTCAAGTTAAAGGATCGAATTGCTGAGTGCCCAACCACTTCCGGAGATGATAAATCGATGACAGCCGGAATGCTCCGCTTCATGACGTCATTCATGCAACAGTCAGAATTCCGACACCAACAACAAATGGATTTGTTGCTTAACACACTCGCTAGCTCTGCCAATCCTCCTTCTAGACCTACTGACGTCTCCACTCACCGTCCAGCTGTCAGCAAGCTTCCCCAGAAGAATTTGCCCACTTTCGATGGAAAGTTTTCCAAATGGATTTCTTTCAGAGACCGTTTTATGGCCTCAGTGAGCGAATATCCCGGCATAACAGATGTGCAGAAATTGGACTATCTACAGTCAGCCTTGAAAGGTGATGCAGCTGCTGCAATTTGTAACTTGAGTGTCACTGACAATAACTTCGAAGTTGCTTGGCAGATACTTAAGACaaagtttgaaaagaaaaatgaaattgttATGGAACATGTTCGCACGTTTTTTGCAATGCCTAAAATCACCCCATCCAATCCAAATGCCATACACGAAATTACCAATACTCTCTTGGAGTGCACAATGGCCCTAGATGCGAT GTTGGACTCAGAGTCTCGTGTATTATGGGGTAGAGAATGTGGCTCAGAGATACCTACGCTGAAGAAATTCATTGATTTTCTGGATCAAAGATGTGTGGACAATAAGAATAGTCAACAACCTGCCTCCAAGCCACTTTCAAGTTCCTCAAACTCCCGCCAAGCTTCCAAACCATCTTCATCTGCAAAAAAGCCTGCTAGTGCACTCACCACATCAGCTGCCTCTACAACTTGCCGATGCTGTCAGGAGACAGCTCATCCTCTTTATAAATGCCAAAG ATGCCAGAAATGCCAAGCCAAACATAACGTGCTTCTCCACGAAAAATTCTCGCCCTCCACTGGAAGTCGCACGGATCCTGCAAGATCTGCGCCTGCGACAAATCCTACGAAAAATAGCAAACCTACCAAACCTACTGATTCTACCGTGCTAACTGTCAATTCCGGGCATGGGGCTCCTAGTCCTGAGATACCTCCTAAAGTTTTCTTGGCAACTGCAATTGTTGACATTCTCACCTCAAATGGAGAAATTATTTCCTGCCGTATGGTTTTGGATGGGGCTGCTCAAGTCAACATTATGACTTCCAAACTTTACCATCAATTGAATTTGCCAAAGTTCCCCACCAAAATTACCATACAGTTGAGTGAATGCTAA
- the LOC129808583 gene encoding uncharacterized protein LOC129808583, translating into MRPHLKRGGTTSKVWIAIFVCHITKAMHIELVSNLSTEAFVAAFRRFVARRSAPQHLYLDNATNFTGTSNELSRLLAQESSQRALHDGLLGQRVQFHFQPPEGPHHNGLVEAAVKSVKTHLSKIVGSCALTFEELQTVLTQIEAVLNSRPIMPLSSDPSDPPHLTPGHFLTGGPLTALPDPNLESIPMNRLSRWQLCQRLSQQFAARWKRDYVHHLQERTRWKSISPNVKVGDLALLAKDNVPSIQWQLGEIVNVCPGPDNHVRVVDIRTRSGVYRRPVTKIALLPMEQETPEDVGAQTPTDTEFKNHNLC; encoded by the coding sequence ATGCGCCCACACTTGAAGCGAGGAGGCACAACTTCCAAGGTCTGGATAGCCATCTTTGTGTGCCACATCACGAAGGCCATGCACATAGAGTTGGTGAGCAATCTCTCAACAGAGGCTTTTGTGGCTGCCTTTAGAAGGTTTGTCGCACGCAGATCTGCTCCTCAGCATCTCTATTTGGACAACGCTACTAATTTCACTGGTACATCCAACGAGCTCTCGAGGCTTTTGGCACAAGAGTCTTCGCAGCGTGCTCTTCATGATGGTCTCCTGGGACAAAGAGTGCAGTTCCACTTTCAACCTCCCGAGGGTCCACATCACAATGGCCTCGTAGAAGCCGCTGTCAAATCAGTGAAGACTCATCTTTCCAAGATTGTGGGTTCCTGTGCACTCACATTTGAGGAACTCCAGACTGTGTTAACACAGATTGAAGCAGTGCTTAATAGTAGGCCTATTATGCCACTGTCTTCGGACCCGTCAGATCCTCCACATCTCACCCCTGGCCACTTCTTAACTGGTGGTCCCCTGACAGCTCTTCCGGATCCTAACCTGGAGTCCATTCCCATGAACAGGCTCTCCAGATGGCAACTCTGTCAGCGCCTATCTCAGCAATTTGCTGCAAGGTGGAAGAGAGACTACGTTCACCATCTCCAGGAACGTACTAGGTGGAAATCAATTTCGCCCAACGTGAAGGTAGGAGATCTGGCTCTTCTTGCCAAAGACAACGTTCCGAGCATTCAATGGCAATTAGGAGAAATTGTCAACGTGTGTCCTGGACCAGACAATCATGTCAGAGTCGTCGATATTCGCACAAGGAGTGGAGTTTATCGTCGGCCagttacgaaaattgctctctTGCCCATGGAGCAAGAGACCCCGGAGGATGTTGGAGCCCAGACTCCAACTGACACGGAATTTAAAAATCACAACTTGTGCTAA
- the LOC129808584 gene encoding uncharacterized protein LOC129808584: MGVSGKCSKVKGRTTLLAQSASAEDIFEFNCLIMPQVTVNLPNFSVNPSSIPIPLEIQLSDPNWCRSSQVDLLIGMDYFNDVLQDGIIRLGPQQPVLRETVFGWILSGVLHEPIHTSLPQVQCNLSTISSLENTLKKFWEVEEVETVKPQTIESAEVEQHFVNTHSRDEKGRFIVHLPLKSTHTELGYSRGRAIRQLKQLEVQLDKNPEMRTLYNNSMQEYLDKGYMNEVFYKKDDENHFYLPHHGVWKPSSTTTKLRVVFNASAKTSSGISLNDVLKIGATVQPELVTILLRFRMHPYAMSCDVTKMYLQVKLHPPHADFQRIVWRSSSDMPLQDYKINRVCFGVASSPFLATRVLNELATVEQNQFPLGSQVVKNCFYIDDGLISCDSLEVAQQTQNQLIQLMQCGGFSLAKWSANHPSLLENITNPSSEAKQISISDHSVSVLGLKWNPQGDSFQFVIPPNFAVPLATRTSITSAVARIFDPLGLLGPIITIGKILIQASWTEGLDWTTPLPPELQEQWTKFINTLPQLNEIIIPRWASNIPNPTSAVIHGFADASKSAYGAAVYLVTDDGQSFSSHLLISKSRVAPTKNPLTIPKLELCAAELCANLVSRVQRDLSISQAFLWSDSTIVLAWIESPPSQKHEVFVNNRLKKIRKVSSASQWAHVSSEDNPADLISRGCTPETLLQSDLWFCGPSWLGLHPSHYLHQSDTTAPEQSSEITVNLAVPKPKSLLQRLLGRCSRIFRLEGIIAQCLRFLTPSSHRAKGPLTVSELDKALLHLIRLDQQEHFGVLINSLKKGDFHTNKHCKSFANLQPFLDSAYLPQMYPVLQVPAKTPTADHGPAT, from the coding sequence ATGGGTGTCAGCGGAAAATGTTCCAAGGTGAAAGGTCGTACGACTCTTCTTGCACAATCTGCTTCTGCAGAAGATATTTTCGAGTTCAATTGCCTAATTATGCCCCAAGTGACGGTAAATCTTCCTAATTTCTCTGTCAATCCATCTTCCATTCCCATTCCCCTTGAGATTCAGCTTTCTGACCCAAACTGGTGTAGAAGTTCTCAAGTGGATTTGCTCATTGGGATGGACTATTTCAATGATGTTCTTCAGGATGGAATTATCCGTCTTGGCCCTCAGCAGCCAGTGCTACGGGAGACTGTGTTCGGATGGATTCTTTCCGGAGTACTTCACGAGCCAATTCACACTTCACTACCTCAGGTGCAGTGCAATCTTTCCACTATCTCCTCTCTTGAGAACACTCTCAAGAAATTTTGGGAGGTAGAAGAGGTGGAAACAGTGAAACCTCAAACCATTGAGAGTGCCGAGGTTGAACAGCATTTTGTCAATACTCACTCCAGAGATGAAAAAGGCCGTTTCATTGTCCATTTGCCCCTCAAATCTACTCACACTGAATTGGGTTATTCTCGAGGACGTGCAATTCGTCAATTGAAGCAGCTGGAGGTGCAGCTCGACAAAAACCCAGAAATGCGTACTCTCTACAATAATTCCATGCAGGAATATCTTGACAAGGGGTACATGAATGAAGTCTTCTACAAGAAGGAtgatgaaaatcatttttacttGCCTCATCATGGTGTTTGGAAACCATCCTCCACCACAACAAAACTCAGGGTCGTCTTCAACGCCAGCGCGAAGACTTCCAGTGGTATCAGCCTGAACGATGTGTTGAAGATTGGTGCTACTGTGCAGCCTGAATTGGTCACTATCCTCCTCAGATTCCGCATGCATCCGTATGCAATGAGTTGTGACGTGACCAAGATGTACTTACAAGTAAAACTTCATCCTCCCCATGCTGATTTCCAGAGAATTGTGTGGAGATCTTCAAGTGACATGCCTCTTCAAGATTACAAAATCAACAGGGTGTGTTTCGGAGTAGCTTCCAGTCCTTTCCTGGCTACCCGCGTTCTTAACGAACTAGCCACAGTCGAGCAAAACCAATTTCCCTTGGGATCACAGGTCGTTAAGAATTGCTTCTACATCGATGACGGACTTATCTCCTGCGATTCCCTCGAAGTGGCTCAACAAACACAGAATCAACTGATTCAACTCATGCAGTGTGGTGGTTTCTCTCTAGCAAAATGGAGCGCCAATCATCCCTCTTTGTTGGAAAACATCACAAATCCATCTTCAGAGGCCAAGCAAATCTCCATCAGTGATCATTCAGTCTCTGTACTCGGACTCAAGTGGAACCCACAAGGTGATTCTTTTCAGTTTGTGATTCCTCCAAACTTTGCAGTCCCCCTGGCCACTCGAACTAGCATCACATCAGCAGTGGCTCGCATATTCGATCCTCTTGGTTTGTTGGGACCTATCATCACGATAGGAAAGATTCTCATCCAAGCATCATGGACTGAAGGCCTGGATTGGACAACACCATTGCCACCAGAACTTCAGGAGCAGTGGACAAAGTTCATTAATACATTGCCACAACTCAACGAGATTATCATTCCGAGATGGGCCTCAAACATTCCAAATCCAACTTCTGCAGTTATCCATGGATTCGCTGATGCCAGCAAATCAGCATACGGAGCAGCAGTCTATCTGGTGACAGATGATGGTCAATCCTTTTCGTCTCATCTACTGATCTCCAAATCCCGTGTCGCTCCCACTAAAAATCCACTTACAATTCCGAAACTGGAGTTGTGTGCTGCAGAATTGTGCGCAAATTTGGTGTCTCGTGTCCAGAGAGACCTCAGCATCTCACAAGCTTTTCTATGGAGCGATTCTACAATTGTTCTTGCTTGGATCGAGTCACCACCTTCTCAAAAACATGAAGTCTTTGTCAACAATCGCCTGAAAAAGATTCGTAAAGTCTCATCAGCTTCTCAGTGGGCTCATGTCTCTTCCGAAGACAACCCTGCGGATCTTATTTCACGTGGATGTACGCCAGAGACACTTCTACAGTCTGATTTGTGGTTCTGTGGACCTTCATGGCTAGGTCTCCACCCCAGCCACTATCTTCATCAATCAGACACCACAGCCCCGGAGCAGAGCTCCGAAATCACGGTCAATCTTGCCGTTCCAAAGCCAAAGTCACTTCTTCAGAGACTTTTGGGCCGTTGTTCGAGGATTTTCCGATTGGAAGGTATCATTGCTCAATGTCTTCGATTCCTGACTCCATCATCTCATCGAGCAAAGGGTCCACTCACGGTCTCCGAGCTTGACAAAGCTCTACTTCATCTTATCCGTCTAGATCAGCAAGAACATTTCGGTGTTCTTATCAATTCTCTCAAGAAAGGTGATTTTCACACCAACAAACATTGCAAGAGTTTTGCAAACTTGCAACCGTTTCTGGATTCCGCGTATCTACCGCAAATGTATCCGGTGCTTCAGGTTCCAGCCAAGACTCCAACAGCAGATCATGGGCCAGCTACCTGA